The proteins below are encoded in one region of Clostridium estertheticum:
- a CDS encoding sensor histidine kinase, producing MNIFKYKFKSLTMRIWTTFTVIILIIIFSISIFYLVAFKTITEKGITQDLKVSHTYLLKASNFTQPNRFEGMRNLKYSDYYIVTVDKNKKAEIVNVNKAHGMPPDSPGNVKSDFRINENKIKLWMASYIKPGTLSEKQFTGSYNNTKFIFLISSIKYGTSGTSYLISYVPEIQDRGLLYTVLWIGLLFIAIGFLCAKLVANYISKPLKELENYTIRISHKDWEEPIRIKNEDELGRLANSMNMMRKELKRGDEEEKLFLQSISHDLKTPIMVIMSHAEAIIDGVYVESVEQNAQIIKDEALRLEKKVKQMLYLNTLDYVLENNFENIEINMQRLLYHITNRFEVVNSNIQWDLNIGEAIITGNADKVQVSIENILDNSLRYAKEKICVTLKKEGNFVVVEIYNDGPNIPEEHLCHIFDNFYKDKTGKFGLGLAICKKIINYYNGEIEVTNRDVGVSFSIRYPL from the coding sequence ATGAATATATTCAAATATAAATTTAAATCACTAACTATGAGAATATGGACAACCTTTACAGTAATAATACTTATAATAATTTTCAGTATTTCAATCTTTTACCTTGTCGCTTTTAAAACTATTACTGAAAAAGGTATAACTCAAGATTTAAAAGTATCTCATACTTATTTATTAAAAGCTAGTAATTTTACCCAGCCTAATAGATTTGAAGGGATGCGAAATCTTAAGTATAGCGATTATTACATTGTAACTGTGGATAAAAATAAAAAAGCTGAAATAGTAAATGTAAATAAAGCTCACGGGATGCCACCTGATTCTCCTGGTAATGTCAAATCTGATTTTAGAATTAATGAAAATAAAATTAAGCTATGGATGGCAAGTTACATTAAACCAGGTACCCTTTCTGAAAAACAATTTACTGGATCATACAACAATACTAAATTTATCTTCTTGATAAGCTCAATTAAATATGGGACCTCTGGAACATCATATTTAATAAGTTATGTGCCTGAAATACAAGATAGAGGCCTTTTGTATACAGTGCTTTGGATAGGATTACTATTTATAGCTATTGGATTTCTGTGTGCTAAACTGGTTGCAAATTATATTTCAAAACCGCTTAAGGAACTTGAGAATTATACCATCAGAATATCCCATAAAGATTGGGAAGAACCTATTAGAATTAAAAATGAGGACGAACTTGGAAGACTAGCAAACTCTATGAATATGATGCGAAAAGAATTAAAACGTGGTGATGAAGAAGAGAAACTGTTTCTACAAAGCATATCTCACGATTTAAAAACACCAATTATGGTAATTATGAGTCATGCCGAGGCAATAATTGATGGTGTATATGTGGAATCAGTGGAGCAAAATGCACAGATAATAAAGGATGAGGCTCTAAGGCTCGAAAAGAAAGTTAAACAAATGTTATATTTGAATACTCTTGATTATGTTTTAGAAAACAACTTTGAAAATATTGAAATTAATATGCAACGCTTACTTTACCATATTACAAATAGATTTGAAGTAGTTAATAGTAATATACAATGGGATTTAAACATTGGAGAAGCTATTATTACTGGGAATGCAGATAAAGTGCAAGTTTCTATTGAAAACATATTAGATAATAGCCTTAGATACGCTAAGGAGAAAATATGTGTAACACTAAAAAAAGAAGGTAACTTTGTTGTAGTTGAGATCTATAATGATGGCCCCAATATCCCTGAAGAACATCTGTGTCACATTTTTGACAATTTCTACAAAGATAAGACTGGTAAATTTGGACTTGGTCTTGCCATTTGTAAAAAAATTATAAATTATTATAATGGAGAGATAGAAGTTACAAATAGAGATGTCGGTGTTAGTTTTTCAATTAGGTATCCTCTGTAA
- a CDS encoding glycosyltransferase family 39 protein, whose amino-acid sequence MKKIKLTKEKILLSLILILSAILNFANLNIEGYSNLYYAAGVKSMTMSLKNFFFVSFDPASFVTIDKPPLGFWLQAISAKIFGYSGWSILLPQALAGVISVFVIYKIVKRSFGTPAGLLSALFLATTPMFVAVSRNNTCDNLLVLTLLIACWFISIAAEKGKFKYLLISLAVVGVGFNIKMLQAYMAVPAIYLVYLLSSAISLKKRIIHLICGTLVLLVVSFSWAIVVDLIPAANRPYVGSSTNNSELELIIGHNGLERLGLGSSTTGGGGGMGKAKTQVKITEGSKTSTTATSNSATKSTRSSASSNTNAQGGMQGGIPPTGTRPSGMPSGGKMPTGRKSGGGGGNSSMGGSAVSSVTRLFVTTGMSDQIIWLFPIAVLGFLAAILKEKFKPAFNNKRKLDLLLWTMWLIPEFIYFSFTTGLFHPYYLTMLAAPIAALAGIGIVSMWELLAESGWKSWILPVTLIVDGALQLFVLSYFYSTSSITKILMIALSILCFVSSIILIILKLKKNNNLKFSKILVGTALIGLLITPTVWSATTLFGAESGTFPSAGLSLISSSKNGNAGMGSLSDSSNDKLTKFLLANKTTEKYILVTSSASGIASDIIIKTGESVMTWGFFGTDKAITLAQFKALVKSGGVRYVMIGGQGGGGGSTSDIMTWAKKAGTLVAESKWKDTTTTKAATAKTSNSMTQRFGGQTSEALYDLKGADTTK is encoded by the coding sequence ATGAAAAAAATAAAACTTACTAAAGAAAAGATTTTACTGTCATTAATATTAATATTATCTGCAATCTTAAATTTTGCTAATCTAAACATAGAGGGTTATTCAAATCTATATTATGCTGCTGGTGTAAAAAGTATGACTATGAGTTTGAAAAATTTCTTTTTCGTGTCTTTTGACCCAGCAAGCTTTGTGACCATTGATAAACCGCCTCTAGGTTTTTGGCTTCAAGCTATTTCTGCTAAAATCTTTGGATATAGTGGTTGGAGTATTCTTCTTCCACAGGCTCTCGCAGGAGTAATCTCAGTTTTTGTAATATACAAAATTGTTAAGAGATCTTTTGGAACTCCAGCCGGTCTTCTCTCAGCATTATTTCTTGCAACAACCCCAATGTTTGTTGCAGTAAGTAGAAATAACACTTGCGATAACTTACTTGTTTTAACTCTTCTAATAGCATGCTGGTTTATTTCTATAGCTGCCGAGAAAGGGAAATTTAAATATCTTCTAATAAGCTTAGCGGTTGTAGGTGTTGGTTTTAACATAAAAATGCTTCAAGCTTATATGGCTGTTCCAGCTATATACTTAGTTTACCTCCTATCAAGTGCAATTTCTCTTAAGAAGAGGATAATTCATCTTATCTGTGGAACGCTTGTATTACTTGTTGTTTCATTCTCATGGGCAATAGTAGTAGATTTAATACCTGCTGCAAACAGACCTTATGTGGGAAGTAGTACAAATAACTCAGAACTAGAACTTATAATTGGACATAATGGACTTGAAAGACTTGGACTTGGAAGCAGTACTACTGGCGGCGGTGGTGGTATGGGTAAAGCTAAAACTCAAGTTAAAATAACCGAAGGAAGCAAGACAAGCACTACAGCTACTAGTAATTCTGCTACAAAATCTACCCGTTCAAGCGCTTCTAGTAATACAAATGCTCAAGGCGGAATGCAAGGTGGTATTCCCCCTACTGGAACTAGACCTAGTGGAATGCCAAGTGGTGGCAAAATGCCAACAGGTAGAAAATCAGGCGGTGGTGGCGGTAACAGCAGTATGGGTGGTAGCGCAGTATCAAGCGTTACAAGATTATTTGTTACTACTGGTATGTCTGATCAAATAATATGGTTATTCCCTATTGCAGTACTTGGATTCCTCGCAGCAATATTAAAAGAAAAATTCAAACCTGCTTTTAATAACAAGAGAAAACTAGATTTACTATTATGGACAATGTGGTTAATTCCTGAATTTATATATTTCAGTTTCACAACAGGTTTATTTCATCCTTATTACTTAACTATGCTCGCTGCACCAATTGCGGCACTCGCAGGAATCGGAATTGTTTCTATGTGGGAACTGCTTGCAGAAAGCGGATGGAAATCTTGGATCTTACCAGTAACACTTATTGTAGATGGAGCACTTCAGTTATTTGTTTTATCTTACTTCTACAGTACTTCTAGTATTACTAAGATTTTAATGATAGCTTTATCTATTTTATGTTTTGTATCTTCAATAATACTTATTATTCTTAAGTTAAAGAAAAATAATAATTTGAAGTTTTCGAAGATATTAGTAGGCACTGCTTTAATAGGACTACTAATAACCCCTACGGTTTGGTCTGCAACTACTTTATTTGGAGCTGAATCAGGAACATTCCCATCTGCAGGACTAAGTTTAATTTCTAGCAGTAAAAATGGGAATGCAGGCATGGGTTCTTTAAGTGATTCTAGTAATGATAAGTTAACGAAATTCTTACTGGCTAATAAAACAACTGAAAAATATATCCTTGTAACTTCATCTGCTAGCGGTATTGCATCAGATATAATAATTAAAACTGGTGAATCTGTAATGACTTGGGGCTTCTTTGGAACTGATAAAGCAATAACACTAGCTCAGTTTAAAGCACTAGTTAAAAGTGGCGGAGTTAGATATGTAATGATTGGAGGCCAAGGTGGCGGTGGTGGCTCAACTAGCGATATTATGACATGGGCTAAAAAAGCCGGCACACTAGTTGCAGAGAGTAAATGGAAAGATACTACAACTACTAAGGCAGCAACTGCAAAAACATCAAATTCAATGACTCAAAGATTTGGAGGTCAAACATCTGAGGCATTAT